A window of Patagioenas fasciata isolate bPatFas1 chromosome 5, bPatFas1.hap1, whole genome shotgun sequence contains these coding sequences:
- the FNBP4 gene encoding formin-binding protein 4 isoform X1 — MGKKSRAAPGRRPILQLSPPGPRRDEAAAPPAEGADSGSEPDEPEAVAEPPRTTPNPPPPAPAAVKPTGGLCLLGAYADSDDEEGETPEKSARLADANGNNSADIDSTLANFLAEIDAITAPAQPTEPPAASSSAPPPTPPRPEPKESGSGPSSGPANGTGSAPAPEWQYDTQCSLAGVGELEMGDWQEVWDENTGCYYYWNTQSNEVTWELPPYLATQVQGLQHYQHSSTVAAANGSFVTTAELYPQEKGTAPGSVGRGATLTKREVKKEVNEGVQALSNSEEEKKGVAAALLAPLLPDVVKEEEERWRRKVICKEEVEPPAEEDAKAEEAAAAPEEPEPNRDPLEDTQEDLCSVVQSGESAEEEEEQDTLELEMVLERKKAELRALEEGDGSVSGSSPLSDGSQSASQDAARRLASKRGKWKLFVGAASPESASRGSSKTGRESPEAGDAAPSTEAADAHSDKEAESEEPQEKTKAQEAPKIEEEEQDLKFQIGELANTLTNKLEFLGINRQSISNFHMLLLQTETRIADWREGALNGNYLKRKLQDAAEQLKQYEINATPKGWSCHWDREHRRYFYVNERSGESQWEFPDGEEDEEEGQRSADRKADGPPKPPPKDKGERAGDTAEHSTGSLCKESFSGQAPATSLMPLTPFWTLLQSSVPVLQPPLPLEMPPPPPPPPDSPPPPPPPPPPPGEDGEIQEVEMEDEGGEEPPAPGTEEDAPLKSLVRPAASSTPVSRGDRGSHVCGQTWGPRPAWCSRPPLFQVAAEPSPMPLLSAKPQKRKAADMNPGLMQRTATIGSCPVIYSQPLMATSKYQPSPVPLASLRPRQRLQSELQARPNLRMAPGAALGLQPGYLGVTAPAAPAVMSYSECTAPVSVATAQPARGALPATSTAEQPPPPPPPQTPPPPVPKAPPPPEKEKPRKGRKDKGKKGKTKMPSLVKKWQSIQRELDEEENSSSSEEDRETTAQRRIEEWKQQQLMSGMAERNANFEALPEDWRARLKRRKTASST, encoded by the exons aTGGGGAAGAAATCCCGCGCCGCCCCGGGCCGCAGGCCCATTCTCCAGCTCTCCCCTCCGGGCCCCCGCCGAGACGAGGCGGCGGCACCGCCGGCTGAAGGAGCCGACTCGGGTTCCGAGCCGG ACGAACCTGAAGCGGTTGCCGAGCCCCCCCGCACCACGCCCaacccgccgccccccgcgcccgccgccgtcAAACCCACAG GAGGTTTGTGTCTGCTCGGTGCCTACGCAGACAGCGACGATGAGGAGGGCGAAACCCCGGAGAAGTCGGCCCGTTTGGCAGATGCGAACGGCAACAATTCGGCCGACATCGACAGCACGCTGGCAAACTTCCTGGCG GAGATCGATGCCATCACGGCTCCTGCGCAGCCCACCGAgccccccgccgcctcctcctccgcaCCACCCCCCACACCTCCCCGCCCAGAGCCCAAGGAGTCGGGCTCAGGACCGTCCTCAGGTCCTGCCAATGGCACAGGCTCCGCACCAGCCCCAGAGTGGCAATATGACACCCAGTGCTCGCTGGCTGGAG TGGGGGAGCTGGAGATGGGCGACTGGCAGGAGGTGTGGGACGAGAACACCGGCTGCTACTATTACTGGAACACCCAGAGCAACGAGGTGACCTGGGAGCTGCCGCCATACCTGGCAACACAGGTCCAGGGCCTGCAGCACTACCAGCACAG CAGCACCGTGGCAGCTGCCAACGGCAGCTTTGTGACAACTGCCGAGCTGTACCCCCAGGAGAAGGGAACTGCCCCGGGTAGCGTTGGCCGCGGGGCCACCCTCACCAAGCGGGAGGTGAAGAAG GAAGTGAATGAAGGCGTGCAGGCGCTCTCCAACAGCGAGGAGGAGAAAAAGGGGGTGGCTGCGGCTCTCCTGGCACCGCTTCTGCCCGACGTggtgaaggaggaagaggagcgtTGGAGGAGGAAGGTGATTTGCAAAGAGGAGGTTGAGCCGCCTGCGGAAGAGGATGCAAAAGCAGAAGAGGCAGCGGCTGCACCCGAAGAGCCAGAACCCAACAGGGATCCCCTGGAAGACACGCAGGAGGATCTGTGCAGCGTGGTGCAGTCAGGGGAGAgcgctgaggaagaggaggagcaagACACCCTCGAGCTGGAGATGGTGCTGGAGAGAAAGAAG GCGGAGCTGCGTGCCTTGGAGGAAGGCGACGGCAGCGTTTCGGGCTCCAGCCCGCTCTCCGACGGGAGCCAGTCGGCCTCGCAGGATGCAGCCCGCAGGCTGGCGTCCAAACGAGGGAAATGGAAACTGTTTGTCGGAGCCGCCAGCCCTGAATCTGCCAGCCGAGGCTCCAGCAAAACGGGCCGGGAGAGCCCGGAAGCGGGAGATGCAG CGCCAAGCACAGAAGCGGCTGATGCACATTCAGACAAAGAGGCAGAGTCTGAGGAGCCTCAGGAGAAAACAAAAGCCCAAGAGGCACCAAAAATagaagaggaggagcaggacctCAAG TTTCAGATCGGAGAACTGGCAAACACTCTGACTAATAAATTGGAGTTCCTGGGCATCAACAGACAATCTATCTCCAACTTCCACATGTTGCTGTTGCAGACAGAG ACCCGCATTGCAGACTGGCGAGAAGGCGCTCTCAATGGAAACTACCTCAAACGCAAACTCCAAGACGCAGCTGAACAGCTAAAACAATACGAAATAAACGCCACCCCTAAAGGCTGGTCCTGCCACTGGGACAG GGAGCATAGACGCTATTTCTATGTTAACGAGCGCTCGGGAGAGTCGCAATGGGAATTCCCCGACGGGGAGGAGGACGAAGAGGAGGGACAGCGAAGCGCCGACAGAAAAGCCGACGGTCCTCCTAAACCACCTCCAAAAGACAAAGGAGAGCGCGCGGGGGACACCGCCGAGCACTCCACAG GCTCCCTTTGTAAAGAATCCTTCTCAGGCCAAGCCCCCGCTACGTCTCTCATGCCGCTCACTCCATTTTGGACTCTGCTTCAGTCCTCCGTCCCGGTCCTCCAGCCTCCCTTGCCTCTGGAAATGCCCCCGCCGCCTCCGCCACCCCCGGACtcgcccccgccgcctcccccgccgcccccgccacccgGAGAAGACGGGGAGATCCAGGAGGTGGAGATGGAAGACGAGGGGGGCGAGGAGCCGCCCGCCCCAGGAACTGAAGAAGACGCCCCCCTGAAGTCTCTGGTGCGCCCGGCTGCCAGCAGCACCCCGGTGAGCCGCGGGGACAGGGGAAGTCACGTGTGTGGCCAAACCTGGGGGCCACGTCCCGCTTGGTGCTCACGTCCTCCTCTCTTCCAGGTTGCCGCTGAACCGAGTCCGATGCCGCTGCTCTCCGCCAAACCTCAGAAGAGAAAAGCGGCGGACATGAACCCGGGGCTGATGCAGCGAACGGCCACCATCGGCAGCTGCCCCGTCATCTACAGCCAGCCCCTGATGGCCACCAGCAAGTACCAGCCGTCACCTGTGCCGCTGGCATCCCTGCGCCCGCGCCAGCGCCTGCAGAGCGAGCTCCAGGCGCGCCCCAACCTCCGCATGGCGCCCGGCGCCGCGCTGGGGCTGCAGCCCGGATACCTGGGCGTGACGGCGCCCGCCGCGCCCGCCGTCATGAGCTACTCGGAGTGCACGGCGCCCGTCAGCGTGGCCACCGCGCAGCCGGCGCGAGGAGCCCTGCCCGCCACCAGCACCGCCGAGCAGCCGCCTCCCCCACCGCCCCCACAGACGCCCCCACCTCCCGTCCCCaaagcgccgccgccgccggagaAGGAGAAGCCGAGGAAGGGGCGGAAGGACAAG GGTAAGAAGGGGAAGACGAAGATGCCGTCGCTGGTGAAGAAGTGGCAGAGCATCCAGCGGGAGCTGGACGAGGAGGAGAATTCCAGCTCCAGTGAGGAGGACCGCGAGACCACGGCCCAGCGCCGCATCGAGGagtggaagcagcagcagctgatgag CGGCATGGCAGAGAGGAACGCCAACTTCGAGGCGCTGCCGGAGGACTGGCGAGCGCGGCTGAAGCGCAGGAAAACCGCCTCCAGCACATGA
- the FNBP4 gene encoding formin-binding protein 4 isoform X4: MGKKSRAAPGRRPILQLSPPGPRRDEAAAPPAEGADSGSEPDEPEAVAEPPRTTPNPPPPAPAAVKPTGGLCLLGAYADSDDEEGETPEKSARLADANGNNSADIDSTLANFLAEIDAITAPAQPTEPPAASSSAPPPTPPRPEPKESGSGPSSGPANGTGSAPAPEWQYDTQCSLAGVGELEMGDWQEVWDENTGCYYYWNTQSNEVTWELPPYLATQVQGLQHYQHSSTVAAANGSFVTTAELYPQEKGTAPGSVGRGATLTKREVKKEVNEGVQALSNSEEEKKGVAAALLAPLLPDVVKEEEERWRRKVICKEEVEPPAEEDAKAEEAAAAPEEPEPNRDPLEDTQEDLCSVVQSGESAEEEEEQDTLELEMVLERKKAELRALEEGDGSVSGSSPLSDGSQSASQDAARRLASKRGKWKLFVGAASPESASRGSSKTGRESPEAGDAAPSTEAADAHSDKEAESEEPQEKTKAQEAPKIEEEEQDLKFQIGELANTLTNKLEFLGINRQSISNFHMLLLQTETRIADWREGALNGNYLKRKLQDAAEQLKQYEINATPKGWSCHWDREHRRYFYVNERSGESQWEFPDGEEDEEEGQRSADRKADGPPKPPPKDKGERAGDTAEHSTGSLCKESFSGQAPATSLMPLTPFWTLLQSSVPVLQPPLPLEMPPPPPPPPDSPPPPPPPPPPPGEDGEIQEVEMEDEGGEEPPAPGTEEDAPLKSLVRPAASSTPVAAEPSPMPLLSAKPQKRKAADMNPGLMQRTATIGSCPVIYSQPLMATSKYQPSPVPLASLRPRQRLQSELQARPNLRMAPGAALGLQPGYLGVTAPAAPAVMSYSECTAPVSVATAQPARGALPATSTAEQPPPPPPPQTPPPPVPKAPPPPEKEKPRKGRKDKGKKGKTKMPSLVKKWQSIQRELDEEENSSSSEEDRETTAQRRIEEWKQQQLMSGMAERNANFEALPEDWRARLKRRKTASST; this comes from the exons aTGGGGAAGAAATCCCGCGCCGCCCCGGGCCGCAGGCCCATTCTCCAGCTCTCCCCTCCGGGCCCCCGCCGAGACGAGGCGGCGGCACCGCCGGCTGAAGGAGCCGACTCGGGTTCCGAGCCGG ACGAACCTGAAGCGGTTGCCGAGCCCCCCCGCACCACGCCCaacccgccgccccccgcgcccgccgccgtcAAACCCACAG GAGGTTTGTGTCTGCTCGGTGCCTACGCAGACAGCGACGATGAGGAGGGCGAAACCCCGGAGAAGTCGGCCCGTTTGGCAGATGCGAACGGCAACAATTCGGCCGACATCGACAGCACGCTGGCAAACTTCCTGGCG GAGATCGATGCCATCACGGCTCCTGCGCAGCCCACCGAgccccccgccgcctcctcctccgcaCCACCCCCCACACCTCCCCGCCCAGAGCCCAAGGAGTCGGGCTCAGGACCGTCCTCAGGTCCTGCCAATGGCACAGGCTCCGCACCAGCCCCAGAGTGGCAATATGACACCCAGTGCTCGCTGGCTGGAG TGGGGGAGCTGGAGATGGGCGACTGGCAGGAGGTGTGGGACGAGAACACCGGCTGCTACTATTACTGGAACACCCAGAGCAACGAGGTGACCTGGGAGCTGCCGCCATACCTGGCAACACAGGTCCAGGGCCTGCAGCACTACCAGCACAG CAGCACCGTGGCAGCTGCCAACGGCAGCTTTGTGACAACTGCCGAGCTGTACCCCCAGGAGAAGGGAACTGCCCCGGGTAGCGTTGGCCGCGGGGCCACCCTCACCAAGCGGGAGGTGAAGAAG GAAGTGAATGAAGGCGTGCAGGCGCTCTCCAACAGCGAGGAGGAGAAAAAGGGGGTGGCTGCGGCTCTCCTGGCACCGCTTCTGCCCGACGTggtgaaggaggaagaggagcgtTGGAGGAGGAAGGTGATTTGCAAAGAGGAGGTTGAGCCGCCTGCGGAAGAGGATGCAAAAGCAGAAGAGGCAGCGGCTGCACCCGAAGAGCCAGAACCCAACAGGGATCCCCTGGAAGACACGCAGGAGGATCTGTGCAGCGTGGTGCAGTCAGGGGAGAgcgctgaggaagaggaggagcaagACACCCTCGAGCTGGAGATGGTGCTGGAGAGAAAGAAG GCGGAGCTGCGTGCCTTGGAGGAAGGCGACGGCAGCGTTTCGGGCTCCAGCCCGCTCTCCGACGGGAGCCAGTCGGCCTCGCAGGATGCAGCCCGCAGGCTGGCGTCCAAACGAGGGAAATGGAAACTGTTTGTCGGAGCCGCCAGCCCTGAATCTGCCAGCCGAGGCTCCAGCAAAACGGGCCGGGAGAGCCCGGAAGCGGGAGATGCAG CGCCAAGCACAGAAGCGGCTGATGCACATTCAGACAAAGAGGCAGAGTCTGAGGAGCCTCAGGAGAAAACAAAAGCCCAAGAGGCACCAAAAATagaagaggaggagcaggacctCAAG TTTCAGATCGGAGAACTGGCAAACACTCTGACTAATAAATTGGAGTTCCTGGGCATCAACAGACAATCTATCTCCAACTTCCACATGTTGCTGTTGCAGACAGAG ACCCGCATTGCAGACTGGCGAGAAGGCGCTCTCAATGGAAACTACCTCAAACGCAAACTCCAAGACGCAGCTGAACAGCTAAAACAATACGAAATAAACGCCACCCCTAAAGGCTGGTCCTGCCACTGGGACAG GGAGCATAGACGCTATTTCTATGTTAACGAGCGCTCGGGAGAGTCGCAATGGGAATTCCCCGACGGGGAGGAGGACGAAGAGGAGGGACAGCGAAGCGCCGACAGAAAAGCCGACGGTCCTCCTAAACCACCTCCAAAAGACAAAGGAGAGCGCGCGGGGGACACCGCCGAGCACTCCACAG GCTCCCTTTGTAAAGAATCCTTCTCAGGCCAAGCCCCCGCTACGTCTCTCATGCCGCTCACTCCATTTTGGACTCTGCTTCAGTCCTCCGTCCCGGTCCTCCAGCCTCCCTTGCCTCTGGAAATGCCCCCGCCGCCTCCGCCACCCCCGGACtcgcccccgccgcctcccccgccgcccccgccacccgGAGAAGACGGGGAGATCCAGGAGGTGGAGATGGAAGACGAGGGGGGCGAGGAGCCGCCCGCCCCAGGAACTGAAGAAGACGCCCCCCTGAAGTCTCTGGTGCGCCCGGCTGCCAGCAGCACCCCG GTTGCCGCTGAACCGAGTCCGATGCCGCTGCTCTCCGCCAAACCTCAGAAGAGAAAAGCGGCGGACATGAACCCGGGGCTGATGCAGCGAACGGCCACCATCGGCAGCTGCCCCGTCATCTACAGCCAGCCCCTGATGGCCACCAGCAAGTACCAGCCGTCACCTGTGCCGCTGGCATCCCTGCGCCCGCGCCAGCGCCTGCAGAGCGAGCTCCAGGCGCGCCCCAACCTCCGCATGGCGCCCGGCGCCGCGCTGGGGCTGCAGCCCGGATACCTGGGCGTGACGGCGCCCGCCGCGCCCGCCGTCATGAGCTACTCGGAGTGCACGGCGCCCGTCAGCGTGGCCACCGCGCAGCCGGCGCGAGGAGCCCTGCCCGCCACCAGCACCGCCGAGCAGCCGCCTCCCCCACCGCCCCCACAGACGCCCCCACCTCCCGTCCCCaaagcgccgccgccgccggagaAGGAGAAGCCGAGGAAGGGGCGGAAGGACAAG GGTAAGAAGGGGAAGACGAAGATGCCGTCGCTGGTGAAGAAGTGGCAGAGCATCCAGCGGGAGCTGGACGAGGAGGAGAATTCCAGCTCCAGTGAGGAGGACCGCGAGACCACGGCCCAGCGCCGCATCGAGGagtggaagcagcagcagctgatgag CGGCATGGCAGAGAGGAACGCCAACTTCGAGGCGCTGCCGGAGGACTGGCGAGCGCGGCTGAAGCGCAGGAAAACCGCCTCCAGCACATGA
- the FNBP4 gene encoding formin-binding protein 4 isoform X3, translating to MGKKSRAAPGRRPILQLSPPGPRRDEAAAPPAEGADSGSEPDEPEAVAEPPRTTPNPPPPAPAAVKPTGGLCLLGAYADSDDEEGETPEKSARLADANGNNSADIDSTLANFLAEIDAITAPAQPTEPPAASSSAPPPTPPRPEPKESGSGPSSGPANGTGSAPAPEWQYDTQCSLAGVGELEMGDWQEVWDENTGCYYYWNTQSNEVTWELPPYLATQVQGLQHYQHSSTVAAANGSFVTTAELYPQEKGTAPGSVGRGATLTKREVKKEVNEGVQALSNSEEEKKGVAAALLAPLLPDVVKEEEERWRRKVICKEEVEPPAEEDAKAEEAAAAPEEPEPNRDPLEDTQEDLCSVVQSGESAEEEEEQDTLELEMVLERKKAELRALEEGDGSVSGSSPLSDGSQSASQDAARRLASKRGKWKLFVGAASPESASRGSSKTGRESPEAGDAAPSTEAADAHSDKEAESEEPQEKTKAQEAPKIEEEEQDLKFQIGELANTLTNKLEFLGINRQSISNFHMLLLQTETRIADWREGALNGNYLKRKLQDAAEQLKQYEINATPKGWSCHWDRISGSTLLTNSSDKGQTSSHRRNEEQDFCLLPAGSIDAISMLTSARESRNGNSPTGRRTKRRDSEAPTEKPTVLLNHLQKTKESARGTPPSTPQSSVPVLQPPLPLEMPPPPPPPPDSPPPPPPPPPPPGEDGEIQEVEMEDEGGEEPPAPGTEEDAPLKSLVRPAASSTPVAAEPSPMPLLSAKPQKRKAADMNPGLMQRTATIGSCPVIYSQPLMATSKYQPSPVPLASLRPRQRLQSELQARPNLRMAPGAALGLQPGYLGVTAPAAPAVMSYSECTAPVSVATAQPARGALPATSTAEQPPPPPPPQTPPPPVPKAPPPPEKEKPRKGRKDKGKKGKTKMPSLVKKWQSIQRELDEEENSSSSEEDRETTAQRRIEEWKQQQLMSGMAERNANFEALPEDWRARLKRRKTASST from the exons aTGGGGAAGAAATCCCGCGCCGCCCCGGGCCGCAGGCCCATTCTCCAGCTCTCCCCTCCGGGCCCCCGCCGAGACGAGGCGGCGGCACCGCCGGCTGAAGGAGCCGACTCGGGTTCCGAGCCGG ACGAACCTGAAGCGGTTGCCGAGCCCCCCCGCACCACGCCCaacccgccgccccccgcgcccgccgccgtcAAACCCACAG GAGGTTTGTGTCTGCTCGGTGCCTACGCAGACAGCGACGATGAGGAGGGCGAAACCCCGGAGAAGTCGGCCCGTTTGGCAGATGCGAACGGCAACAATTCGGCCGACATCGACAGCACGCTGGCAAACTTCCTGGCG GAGATCGATGCCATCACGGCTCCTGCGCAGCCCACCGAgccccccgccgcctcctcctccgcaCCACCCCCCACACCTCCCCGCCCAGAGCCCAAGGAGTCGGGCTCAGGACCGTCCTCAGGTCCTGCCAATGGCACAGGCTCCGCACCAGCCCCAGAGTGGCAATATGACACCCAGTGCTCGCTGGCTGGAG TGGGGGAGCTGGAGATGGGCGACTGGCAGGAGGTGTGGGACGAGAACACCGGCTGCTACTATTACTGGAACACCCAGAGCAACGAGGTGACCTGGGAGCTGCCGCCATACCTGGCAACACAGGTCCAGGGCCTGCAGCACTACCAGCACAG CAGCACCGTGGCAGCTGCCAACGGCAGCTTTGTGACAACTGCCGAGCTGTACCCCCAGGAGAAGGGAACTGCCCCGGGTAGCGTTGGCCGCGGGGCCACCCTCACCAAGCGGGAGGTGAAGAAG GAAGTGAATGAAGGCGTGCAGGCGCTCTCCAACAGCGAGGAGGAGAAAAAGGGGGTGGCTGCGGCTCTCCTGGCACCGCTTCTGCCCGACGTggtgaaggaggaagaggagcgtTGGAGGAGGAAGGTGATTTGCAAAGAGGAGGTTGAGCCGCCTGCGGAAGAGGATGCAAAAGCAGAAGAGGCAGCGGCTGCACCCGAAGAGCCAGAACCCAACAGGGATCCCCTGGAAGACACGCAGGAGGATCTGTGCAGCGTGGTGCAGTCAGGGGAGAgcgctgaggaagaggaggagcaagACACCCTCGAGCTGGAGATGGTGCTGGAGAGAAAGAAG GCGGAGCTGCGTGCCTTGGAGGAAGGCGACGGCAGCGTTTCGGGCTCCAGCCCGCTCTCCGACGGGAGCCAGTCGGCCTCGCAGGATGCAGCCCGCAGGCTGGCGTCCAAACGAGGGAAATGGAAACTGTTTGTCGGAGCCGCCAGCCCTGAATCTGCCAGCCGAGGCTCCAGCAAAACGGGCCGGGAGAGCCCGGAAGCGGGAGATGCAG CGCCAAGCACAGAAGCGGCTGATGCACATTCAGACAAAGAGGCAGAGTCTGAGGAGCCTCAGGAGAAAACAAAAGCCCAAGAGGCACCAAAAATagaagaggaggagcaggacctCAAG TTTCAGATCGGAGAACTGGCAAACACTCTGACTAATAAATTGGAGTTCCTGGGCATCAACAGACAATCTATCTCCAACTTCCACATGTTGCTGTTGCAGACAGAG ACCCGCATTGCAGACTGGCGAGAAGGCGCTCTCAATGGAAACTACCTCAAACGCAAACTCCAAGACGCAGCTGAACAGCTAAAACAATACGAAATAAACGCCACCCCTAAAGGCTGGTCCTGCCACTGGGACAG GATCTCTGGATCAACTCTTCTGACCAACAGCTCTGACAAAGGACAAACTTCATCTCACCGACGGAACGAAGAACAAGATTTCTGTCTCCTGCCAGCAG GGAGCATAGACGCTATTTCTATGTTAACGAGCGCTCGGGAGAGTCGCAATGGGAATTCCCCGACGGGGAGGAGGACGAAGAGGAGGGACAGCGAAGCGCCGACAGAAAAGCCGACGGTCCTCCTAAACCACCTCCAAAAGACAAAGGAGAGCGCGCGGGGGACACCGCCGAGCACTCCACAG TCCTCCGTCCCGGTCCTCCAGCCTCCCTTGCCTCTGGAAATGCCCCCGCCGCCTCCGCCACCCCCGGACtcgcccccgccgcctcccccgccgcccccgccacccgGAGAAGACGGGGAGATCCAGGAGGTGGAGATGGAAGACGAGGGGGGCGAGGAGCCGCCCGCCCCAGGAACTGAAGAAGACGCCCCCCTGAAGTCTCTGGTGCGCCCGGCTGCCAGCAGCACCCCG GTTGCCGCTGAACCGAGTCCGATGCCGCTGCTCTCCGCCAAACCTCAGAAGAGAAAAGCGGCGGACATGAACCCGGGGCTGATGCAGCGAACGGCCACCATCGGCAGCTGCCCCGTCATCTACAGCCAGCCCCTGATGGCCACCAGCAAGTACCAGCCGTCACCTGTGCCGCTGGCATCCCTGCGCCCGCGCCAGCGCCTGCAGAGCGAGCTCCAGGCGCGCCCCAACCTCCGCATGGCGCCCGGCGCCGCGCTGGGGCTGCAGCCCGGATACCTGGGCGTGACGGCGCCCGCCGCGCCCGCCGTCATGAGCTACTCGGAGTGCACGGCGCCCGTCAGCGTGGCCACCGCGCAGCCGGCGCGAGGAGCCCTGCCCGCCACCAGCACCGCCGAGCAGCCGCCTCCCCCACCGCCCCCACAGACGCCCCCACCTCCCGTCCCCaaagcgccgccgccgccggagaAGGAGAAGCCGAGGAAGGGGCGGAAGGACAAG GGTAAGAAGGGGAAGACGAAGATGCCGTCGCTGGTGAAGAAGTGGCAGAGCATCCAGCGGGAGCTGGACGAGGAGGAGAATTCCAGCTCCAGTGAGGAGGACCGCGAGACCACGGCCCAGCGCCGCATCGAGGagtggaagcagcagcagctgatgag CGGCATGGCAGAGAGGAACGCCAACTTCGAGGCGCTGCCGGAGGACTGGCGAGCGCGGCTGAAGCGCAGGAAAACCGCCTCCAGCACATGA